One part of the Vibrio hyugaensis genome encodes these proteins:
- a CDS encoding acyl-CoA dehydrogenase family protein yields MDFELNEDQRMFADTAQQFAAERLAPMAAEWDEKQIFPKDILREAGELGFLSLYTPEEQGGLGLSRLDASIIFEQLSMGCTSTTAFMTIHNMVTWMVASFATEEVKDAFCPKLITGEFLGSYCLTEPNAGSDAASLTTSATKQGDNYILNGGKTFISGAGDTDVLVVMARTGNAGAKGVSAFVVPADADGISYGRKEPKMGWNSQPTRAVTFDSVSIPASHLLGEEGQGFVFAMKGLDGGRINIATCSVGTAQQALNQAAQYMQERKQFGKSLAQFQALQFKLADMATELVAARQLVRYAASKLDRGDPDATTYCAMAKRFATDVGFQVCDQALQLYGGYGYIKEYPMERYFRDVRVHQILEGTNEIMRLIIARRLLAEESALL; encoded by the coding sequence GGGATGAAAAACAAATCTTCCCGAAAGATATCCTTAGAGAGGCAGGAGAACTCGGTTTCTTGAGCCTCTACACCCCAGAAGAGCAAGGCGGTTTGGGCTTAAGCCGTTTGGACGCGTCTATCATTTTCGAGCAACTCTCCATGGGGTGCACATCGACCACCGCATTTATGACCATTCACAACATGGTCACTTGGATGGTCGCGAGCTTTGCAACCGAAGAAGTAAAAGACGCGTTTTGCCCAAAACTCATTACGGGTGAATTTCTCGGATCTTATTGTTTAACCGAGCCAAACGCAGGTTCGGACGCGGCATCTCTGACGACGTCTGCGACTAAGCAAGGCGATAACTACATACTCAACGGCGGCAAAACCTTTATTTCCGGTGCAGGCGATACCGACGTGTTAGTCGTGATGGCGAGAACCGGCAATGCAGGAGCGAAAGGTGTATCTGCGTTTGTTGTCCCCGCCGATGCAGACGGTATTAGCTACGGGCGTAAAGAGCCGAAAATGGGTTGGAACAGCCAGCCAACACGCGCGGTAACTTTCGATAGTGTTTCTATTCCTGCGTCACATCTGCTCGGTGAAGAAGGACAAGGGTTTGTGTTCGCTATGAAAGGCTTAGATGGTGGACGCATCAACATTGCTACCTGTTCGGTCGGTACGGCTCAACAAGCGTTGAATCAAGCGGCGCAGTACATGCAAGAGCGTAAACAGTTCGGCAAATCATTAGCTCAATTCCAAGCATTGCAATTCAAACTGGCAGACATGGCAACCGAGCTTGTCGCTGCCCGTCAACTGGTACGGTACGCCGCCAGCAAGTTAGACCGAGGTGACCCAGATGCCACGACTTATTGTGCCATGGCAAAACGCTTCGCAACCGATGTTGGTTTTCAAGTTTGTGACCAAGCACTGCAACTTTACGGTGGCTACGGTTACATCAAAGAATACCCAATGGAGCGCTATTTCCGTGATGTTCGAGTACACCAAATTTTGGAAGGTACTAACGAGATCATGCGGTTGATCATCGCGCGTCGATTGCTCGCAGAAGAGTCCGCATTGCTATAA
- a CDS encoding enoyl-CoA hydratase/isomerase family protein, with amino-acid sequence MTGKVTISEIDCLDGVHRIGIATLDNTASLNALTYDMLAELNDQLIEWQDDPDLVCVILNGAGEKAFCAGGDVRIMYHVMHEKSKEETAEFCSNYFSLEYECDYLIHTYQKPIIGWGEGIVMGGGMGLFMGTSHRVVTPKSRLAMPEINIGLYPDVGGTWFLSQIDPEVGLFLGLTGAMANSSDAVTIGLAEWLLLEEQYPELLEELKQVDWGAADAKSLVSALLQLMEDQVIDSKPTTQICPYLDQIKEACKGYDLNQIAQRIQAMEGETQWLEVAKKSFVAGSPITAHICFRQVKEYHRLSLADCFRLELTLSVRSALLGEFEEGVRSRLVDKDGNPKWMFNSVSEVDESVIDTLFTSLWSEEEHPLAQLGK; translated from the coding sequence ATGACAGGGAAAGTAACCATTAGCGAAATAGATTGCTTAGACGGCGTGCACCGAATTGGTATCGCGACGTTAGACAACACGGCTTCTTTGAATGCGTTGACTTACGACATGTTGGCAGAGCTCAACGACCAACTTATCGAATGGCAAGATGACCCTGATTTGGTGTGTGTCATCCTCAATGGAGCGGGTGAAAAAGCGTTTTGTGCAGGGGGCGATGTACGAATCATGTACCACGTCATGCACGAGAAAAGCAAAGAAGAGACCGCAGAGTTCTGTTCTAACTACTTCTCGCTCGAATACGAATGCGACTATCTGATCCATACCTACCAAAAGCCAATCATTGGCTGGGGAGAGGGCATTGTGATGGGTGGTGGCATGGGCTTGTTTATGGGCACCAGCCATAGAGTCGTCACCCCTAAATCTCGTCTTGCGATGCCAGAGATCAATATCGGGCTTTATCCGGACGTGGGTGGAACTTGGTTCTTAAGCCAAATTGACCCAGAGGTAGGTTTGTTCCTTGGGTTAACCGGTGCAATGGCGAATTCAAGTGACGCTGTCACTATTGGTTTGGCAGAATGGTTGCTGTTGGAAGAGCAATATCCGGAACTGTTAGAAGAGCTGAAACAAGTCGACTGGGGCGCTGCCGATGCCAAATCGCTTGTCAGTGCGTTACTTCAATTGATGGAAGATCAAGTCATCGACAGTAAGCCGACAACACAGATTTGCCCTTATCTCGACCAAATTAAAGAAGCCTGCAAAGGCTATGATTTAAATCAGATTGCCCAACGTATTCAAGCAATGGAAGGCGAGACCCAATGGCTTGAAGTCGCTAAAAAATCGTTTGTTGCGGGCAGTCCGATCACCGCACATATCTGTTTTAGGCAAGTCAAAGAGTACCACCGTTTGTCGTTGGCGGATTGTTTCCGTCTAGAGCTAACCTTGTCAGTTCGCAGCGCATTACTCGGTGAATTTGAAGAGGGCGTGCGCTCTCGATTAGTTGATAAAGACGGCAATCCAAAATGGATGTTTAACAGCGTCAG
- a CDS encoding enoyl-CoA hydratase translates to MSLTEQQAIQHTISNHVAVVTMNNPPANTWTSQSLTALKELVLALNDNKDVYALVLTGNGEKFFSAGADLKLFADGDKAVALEMARIFGEAFETLSAFRGVSIAAINGYAMGGGLEVALACDIRVVEEQAVLALPEAKVGLLPCAGGTQNLTALVGEGWAKRIILCGEQVGAAQARELGLAEEVVAKGRALNKAIELAESVANQSPSSVTACKALIQNMRSAPLKHGLIKERELFLNLFDTEDQTEGVRAFLEKRKPNWKNQ, encoded by the coding sequence ATGTCACTAACAGAACAACAAGCGATTCAACATACCATCAGCAATCATGTTGCGGTGGTGACCATGAACAACCCGCCCGCCAATACATGGACGTCACAAAGCTTAACCGCATTGAAAGAGCTAGTGCTGGCGCTAAACGACAACAAAGACGTTTACGCTCTAGTGCTCACGGGGAATGGAGAGAAGTTTTTCTCTGCTGGTGCAGACCTCAAGTTGTTTGCCGATGGCGATAAAGCAGTTGCGTTAGAGATGGCGCGCATCTTTGGTGAAGCCTTTGAAACGCTGTCTGCATTTCGAGGGGTTTCTATCGCTGCCATCAACGGTTACGCCATGGGAGGCGGATTAGAAGTCGCATTGGCGTGTGATATTCGCGTGGTGGAAGAGCAAGCCGTGCTGGCACTGCCAGAGGCGAAAGTGGGCTTACTGCCTTGTGCTGGTGGTACGCAAAACCTAACCGCATTGGTCGGTGAAGGTTGGGCGAAACGCATCATATTGTGCGGTGAACAAGTTGGTGCAGCACAAGCGCGAGAACTCGGGTTAGCAGAAGAAGTGGTGGCAAAAGGTAGAGCGCTTAATAAAGCCATTGAGCTTGCAGAGTCGGTTGCCAATCAATCGCCGTCCTCGGTAACCGCATGTAAAGCGCTTATCCAAAACATGCGTTCAGCGCCACTCAAACATGGTCTGATTAAAGAGCGAGAACTGTTTCTAAATTTATTCGATACCGAAGATCAAACCGAGGGGGTTCGTGCCTTCTTAGAAAAACGTAAACCCAACTGGAAGAATCAATAG